Proteins encoded in a region of the Leifsonia sp. PS1209 genome:
- the rimK gene encoding 30S ribosomal protein S6--L-glutamate ligase yields MKLALLSRAPQAYSTQRLRAAALQRGHRVKVLDTLRFAIDLSGDEPDLQYRGKLLSDYDAILPRIGNSITYFGTAVVRQFEQMDVYTPNTANGITNSRDKLRATQILSRHNIGMPATAFVHSRADVRLAIEKVGGAPVVIKLLEGTQGIGVILAPEVKIAEAIIETLHSTKQNVLIQSFISESRGRDIRALVVGDRVVAAMRRRANGDEFRSNVHRGGSVEPVELSPEYEQAAVRSAQIMGLRVAGVDMLEGNDGPLVMEVNSSPGLEGIETATGLDVAGAIIDFIDNQVAFPEIDVRQRLSVSTGYGVAELVVHGNADLVGKRMRDSGLGERDITVLTLHRGATVIPNPRGDVELEAGDRLLCFGKLEEMRSMIPERRRRRTKVRKLPKEPLPES; encoded by the coding sequence ATGAAACTCGCGCTCCTTTCGCGCGCCCCGCAGGCGTACTCCACTCAGCGGCTCCGAGCGGCCGCGCTGCAACGGGGGCACAGGGTGAAGGTGCTGGATACGCTGCGCTTCGCCATCGACCTGTCCGGCGACGAGCCCGACCTGCAGTACCGGGGCAAGCTGCTGTCCGACTACGACGCGATCCTGCCGCGCATCGGCAACTCGATCACGTACTTCGGCACGGCCGTCGTGCGCCAGTTCGAGCAGATGGATGTGTACACACCCAACACCGCGAACGGCATCACCAACTCCCGCGACAAGCTCCGGGCGACGCAGATCCTGTCCCGCCACAACATCGGGATGCCGGCGACGGCGTTCGTGCACAGCCGCGCCGACGTGCGCCTCGCCATCGAGAAGGTGGGAGGAGCGCCCGTCGTCATCAAGCTGCTGGAGGGAACGCAGGGCATCGGCGTCATCCTCGCCCCCGAGGTGAAGATCGCGGAGGCCATCATCGAGACGCTGCACTCGACGAAGCAGAACGTGCTGATCCAGAGCTTCATCTCGGAGAGCCGCGGCCGCGACATCCGGGCGCTGGTCGTCGGCGACCGCGTCGTCGCCGCGATGCGCCGCAGGGCGAACGGCGACGAGTTCCGCTCCAACGTGCACCGCGGCGGCTCCGTCGAGCCGGTGGAGCTGTCGCCGGAGTACGAGCAGGCCGCCGTGCGCTCCGCCCAGATCATGGGCCTCCGCGTCGCCGGCGTCGACATGCTGGAGGGCAACGACGGCCCTCTGGTCATGGAGGTCAACTCCTCCCCCGGGCTGGAGGGCATCGAGACGGCGACCGGGCTGGATGTGGCCGGTGCGATCATCGACTTCATCGACAACCAGGTCGCGTTCCCCGAGATCGACGTGCGTCAGCGCCTCAGCGTCTCCACCGGATACGGCGTGGCCGAGCTGGTCGTGCACGGCAACGCCGACCTCGTCGGCAAGCGGATGCGCGACTCCGGCCTCGGCGAGCGCGACATCACCGTGCTCACCCTGCACCGCGGAGCGACCGTCATCCCGAACCCGCGCGGAGACGTCGAGCTGGAGGCGGGCGACCGTCTCCTCTGCTTCGGCAAGCTGGAGGAGATGCGCTCGATGATCCCCGAGCGTCGCCGTCGCCGCACCAAGGTCCGCAAGCTCCCGAAGGAGCCGCTGCCGGAGAGCTAG
- a CDS encoding MDR family MFS transporter: MSHRQVLEALSGLLLGMFVSILAGTVVSSSLPRIISELGGDQSAFTWVVTSTLLATTVSTPIWGKLADLLNRKLLIQLALGLFVLGSALAGFSQNPEMLITFRVVQGLGAGGLTALSQIIMADIISPRDRGRYMGLFGAIMAVGTIGGPLIGGLLTDSIGWRWNFFVGVPVAILAIILLQLTLRLPKRPKGKVKIDYLGAVLIAGGVSLLLIWVSMAGTQFDWWSWTTAWMVGASVLMLVAAVITELLVKEPIIPLSLFKNRTFTLAVIASISVGVAMFGTSVFLSQYMQLARGATPTESGLLTLPMIGGLLISSMVVGNLISRFGKWKPYMIVGSIMLTIGLYLMSTIEYDTNYVIVSIYMFILGAGVGMVMQNLVLIVQNTVDPSQLGVASSSVAFFRSLGGTVGVSVMGSVLGSKVVTMLGERQHDLQVAIGKLGAAGAEVAKSLQSGTLPEVNKLPVGVRTIIESVYGQAVADIFLIAVPLAVITIIAILFLPNIKLGTQTALEKMRERTGHNGAEEAEETAIEVAEAMIGAPVTGSVGAVRPPSERSEEQR; encoded by the coding sequence ATGTCACACCGGCAGGTGCTCGAAGCGCTGTCCGGCCTGCTGCTCGGGATGTTCGTCTCGATCCTCGCCGGAACCGTCGTCTCGTCGTCGCTGCCCCGCATCATCTCCGAACTCGGCGGCGACCAGTCCGCCTTCACCTGGGTCGTCACCAGCACGCTGCTCGCGACCACGGTGTCCACGCCCATCTGGGGCAAGCTCGCCGACCTGCTCAACCGCAAGCTGCTCATCCAGCTCGCCCTCGGCCTGTTCGTGCTCGGCTCCGCGCTCGCCGGGTTCTCGCAGAACCCCGAGATGCTGATCACATTCCGTGTCGTGCAGGGTCTCGGCGCCGGCGGTCTGACCGCCCTCAGCCAGATCATCATGGCCGACATCATCAGCCCGCGTGACCGCGGTCGCTACATGGGCCTGTTCGGCGCGATCATGGCCGTCGGCACCATCGGAGGACCACTGATCGGCGGTCTGCTCACCGACTCGATCGGCTGGCGCTGGAACTTCTTCGTCGGCGTGCCCGTCGCGATCCTCGCCATCATCCTGCTGCAGCTCACGCTGCGCCTGCCGAAGCGCCCGAAGGGCAAGGTCAAGATCGACTACCTCGGCGCCGTGCTCATCGCCGGTGGCGTCTCGCTGCTGCTGATCTGGGTCAGCATGGCCGGCACGCAGTTCGACTGGTGGAGCTGGACGACCGCGTGGATGGTCGGCGCCTCCGTGCTGATGCTCGTCGCTGCGGTCATCACCGAGCTCCTGGTCAAGGAGCCGATCATCCCGCTGTCCCTGTTCAAGAACCGCACGTTCACCCTCGCGGTGATCGCATCCATCTCGGTGGGTGTCGCGATGTTCGGGACGTCGGTGTTCCTCAGCCAGTACATGCAGCTCGCCCGCGGTGCGACGCCGACGGAGTCCGGTCTGCTGACGCTGCCGATGATCGGCGGCCTGCTGATCTCGTCCATGGTCGTCGGAAACCTGATCAGCCGCTTCGGCAAATGGAAGCCGTACATGATCGTCGGTTCGATCATGCTCACGATCGGCCTCTACCTGATGAGCACGATCGAGTACGACACCAACTACGTCATCGTCTCGATCTACATGTTCATCCTCGGCGCCGGCGTCGGCATGGTGATGCAGAACCTCGTGCTGATCGTGCAGAACACGGTCGACCCGTCGCAGCTCGGCGTCGCCAGCTCGTCCGTGGCGTTCTTCCGCAGTCTCGGCGGCACGGTCGGCGTCTCGGTGATGGGCAGCGTGCTCGGCTCCAAGGTGGTCACGATGCTCGGCGAGCGCCAGCACGACCTGCAGGTCGCGATCGGCAAGCTGGGCGCTGCGGGCGCCGAGGTGGCGAAGTCGCTGCAGAGCGGCACGCTGCCGGAGGTCAACAAGCTCCCCGTCGGTGTGCGCACGATCATCGAGTCCGTCTACGGCCAGGCCGTCGCAGACATCTTCCTCATCGCGGTGCCGCTCGCGGTCATCACGATCATCGCCATCCTGTTCCTGCCGAACATCAAGCTCGGCACGCAGACGGCGCTCGAGAAGATGCGAGAGCGTACAGGTCACAACGGGGCGGAAGAGGCCGAAGAGACCGCGATCGAGGTCGCGGAGGCCATGATCGGCGCCCCGGTCACCGGCTCGGTCGGCGCGGTGCGTCCGCCGTCCGAACGCTCGGAGGAACAGCGCTAG
- a CDS encoding class II glutamine amidotransferase: MCRWLAYSGGPLRPSTLVLDAQNSIVAQSLNSSLGAEPVNGDGFGLGWYPSGGTRDDTPAIFHSTEPAWNDANLRELSTAIESPMFFAHVRAATHPPIQQTNCHPFRHEHWMFMHNGAIDEFPTIKRDLTMAVDPALYPYIQGTTDSEVLFYLALSYGLRDDPISAVAAAIRKVEEIGHAHDIRFPMQGTLAVADGKTIWAFRYSTQHRTRSLFHSVDIPTLLEMYPDIERFKIFDRRAHLVVSEPLNDLPGVFLEVPESTVVVLDGSGYHHEAFLDDEHEVERSGEPALHG, from the coding sequence ATGTGTAGATGGCTGGCATATTCCGGAGGGCCGCTCAGACCGTCGACCCTGGTGCTCGACGCGCAGAATTCGATCGTCGCGCAGTCGCTCAACTCGTCTCTCGGAGCAGAGCCGGTCAACGGCGACGGCTTCGGCCTCGGCTGGTACCCGAGCGGGGGAACCCGCGACGACACCCCCGCGATCTTCCACAGCACGGAACCGGCGTGGAACGACGCCAATCTGCGGGAGCTCTCGACGGCGATCGAGAGCCCGATGTTCTTCGCGCACGTGCGGGCGGCGACGCATCCACCGATCCAGCAGACCAACTGCCACCCGTTCCGCCACGAGCACTGGATGTTCATGCACAACGGGGCGATCGACGAGTTCCCGACGATCAAACGGGACCTCACGATGGCGGTCGACCCCGCCCTGTACCCGTACATCCAGGGCACGACGGACAGCGAGGTGCTGTTCTACCTCGCCCTCTCCTACGGGCTGCGGGACGACCCGATCTCGGCGGTCGCGGCGGCCATCCGGAAGGTCGAAGAGATCGGGCACGCGCACGACATCCGGTTCCCGATGCAGGGGACTCTCGCCGTGGCGGACGGGAAGACCATCTGGGCGTTCCGGTATTCGACGCAGCACAGGACGCGGTCCCTGTTCCACTCGGTGGACATCCCGACCCTGCTGGAGATGTACCCGGACATCGAACGCTTCAAGATCTTCGACCGGCGCGCCCACCTCGTGGTGTCCGAACCGCTCAACGACCTGCCCGGCGTGTTCCTGGAGGTGCCGGAATCGACGGTGGTCGTGCTCGACGGGTCCGGATATCACCACGAGGCGTTCCTCGACGACGAGCACGAGGTCGAGCGGAGCGGGGAGCCTGCCCTGCACGGCTAG
- a CDS encoding DUF4062 domain-containing protein: MRGPHVIRTPDQRLRIFVSSTLQELADERRAARSAIERLHLAPVMFELGARPHPPRDLYRAYLEQSDVFLGLYWERYGWVAPEEEVSGLEDEYNLCPDDLPRLLYVKTPAERREPKLTELLNRIRDDDRAAYKYFESAKELARLVEADLATLLAERFEQSRSFVPLDVPADADRVAEPVRLPEPLTGLIGRHADLDAIRDLYSAGARLVTLTGPGGIGKSRLALAAARAVTPAFVDGAVFVDLSAVHDPDRVPAAIAQALGVRDTGDAPIMENLATALQDRHLLMVLDNFEQVLTAAPTLTALLAAAPGVSMMVTSRALLRLTAEQSFEVGPLPEDSSVSLFVERAHAVKPDFEVTDENRSAVTGVCAAVDGMPLAIELAAARIRVLSPDDLLDRLDRSLSVLVGGSRDLPERQQTLRRTIEWSTQLLDDDQRRLLARLGVFEGGFTLEAAEAIGSEVIGADASAEGAAAVRDVLGDLAALVDSSLVRQQDGDGRARFAMQAIVREYAREQLWDAGLLHAAREAHARFVLSLGDSAKEELKGGRQREWLRRLGDERDNLRAAERFLLGSRDWDRAAHLAYSLYLYWWVSGLLGEVRTWMDEALDSGSDLTDHTRAIALYFTRTIMFWKDPDGSVAAELAESADLFRSVNDPDGEGLTRISLALALLAGAKPDPERAEEVMQESLRLFRSSGSVWGESMALVLLGRVSLRKQDIQEARDRFARSLALTRSAGDAVGERIATYHLGWAQLMLGETDDARADFARSVTVSAALGHVEGLAYGLEGMVAIAAIAGDVDRAGRLAGAARALRERSGLHNGPTFTFHQKYLDRLTVAGDGAALDAAIAAGRELSVEQAVAEALAEVGA; encoded by the coding sequence ATGAGGGGCCCTCATGTTATCCGCACTCCGGATCAACGACTGCGGATCTTCGTCAGTTCCACGCTGCAAGAGCTCGCCGATGAGCGTCGCGCCGCGCGGTCCGCCATCGAGCGCCTGCACCTCGCGCCCGTCATGTTCGAGCTCGGCGCCCGCCCGCATCCGCCCCGCGATCTGTACCGCGCATACCTCGAACAGAGCGACGTGTTCCTCGGCCTCTACTGGGAACGCTACGGCTGGGTGGCGCCGGAGGAGGAGGTCTCCGGCCTCGAGGACGAGTACAACCTCTGCCCGGACGACCTCCCCCGCCTGCTCTACGTCAAGACGCCCGCCGAGCGCCGGGAGCCCAAGCTCACCGAGCTGCTCAACCGCATCAGGGACGACGACCGCGCCGCGTACAAGTACTTCGAGTCGGCGAAGGAGCTGGCCCGCCTCGTCGAGGCCGACCTCGCCACTCTGCTCGCCGAGCGCTTCGAGCAGAGCAGGTCGTTCGTGCCGCTCGACGTCCCCGCCGACGCCGACAGGGTCGCGGAGCCCGTCCGGCTTCCCGAACCGCTCACCGGGCTCATCGGCCGCCACGCCGACCTGGATGCGATCCGCGACCTCTACAGCGCTGGCGCCCGCCTCGTCACGCTCACCGGCCCCGGAGGCATCGGCAAGAGCCGCCTCGCCCTCGCGGCGGCGCGCGCCGTCACCCCCGCGTTCGTCGACGGCGCCGTGTTCGTCGACCTGTCGGCCGTCCACGACCCTGACCGGGTGCCCGCCGCCATCGCGCAGGCGCTCGGCGTCCGGGACACCGGAGACGCCCCCATCATGGAGAACCTGGCGACCGCCCTGCAGGACAGGCACCTGCTGATGGTGCTCGACAACTTCGAGCAGGTGCTCACCGCCGCTCCCACCCTCACCGCGTTGCTCGCCGCAGCGCCGGGCGTCTCGATGATGGTCACCAGCCGCGCGCTGCTCCGGCTCACCGCCGAGCAGAGCTTCGAGGTCGGTCCGCTCCCGGAGGACTCGTCCGTCAGCCTCTTCGTCGAGCGCGCCCACGCCGTCAAGCCGGACTTCGAGGTCACGGACGAGAACCGGTCGGCGGTCACCGGCGTCTGCGCGGCCGTCGACGGGATGCCGCTGGCCATCGAGCTCGCCGCCGCGCGCATCCGGGTGCTCTCCCCCGACGACCTGCTCGACAGGCTCGACCGCAGCCTCTCGGTGCTCGTCGGAGGTTCCCGCGACCTCCCCGAACGGCAGCAGACCCTCCGCAGGACGATCGAGTGGAGCACCCAGCTGCTCGACGACGACCAGCGCAGGCTGCTCGCACGCCTCGGCGTGTTCGAGGGCGGCTTCACCCTGGAGGCGGCGGAGGCGATCGGGTCGGAGGTCATCGGTGCGGACGCGAGCGCGGAGGGAGCCGCTGCCGTCCGCGACGTCCTCGGCGACCTCGCCGCCCTCGTCGACAGCAGCCTGGTCCGGCAGCAGGACGGGGATGGGCGCGCCCGGTTCGCCATGCAGGCCATCGTGCGCGAGTACGCCAGGGAGCAGCTGTGGGACGCCGGTCTGCTGCACGCCGCCCGCGAGGCGCACGCCCGCTTCGTGCTCTCGCTCGGCGACAGCGCCAAAGAGGAACTGAAGGGCGGCAGGCAGCGCGAGTGGCTGCGGCGGCTCGGCGACGAACGGGACAACCTGCGCGCTGCCGAGCGGTTCCTGCTCGGCAGCCGCGACTGGGACCGCGCCGCCCACCTCGCGTACAGCCTCTACCTCTACTGGTGGGTCTCCGGCCTGCTCGGCGAGGTCAGGACCTGGATGGACGAGGCCCTCGACTCGGGAAGCGACCTCACCGACCACACCAGGGCGATCGCCCTCTACTTCACCAGGACCATCATGTTCTGGAAGGACCCGGACGGCAGCGTCGCCGCCGAGCTCGCGGAGAGCGCCGACCTGTTCCGCAGCGTGAACGATCCGGACGGCGAGGGCCTGACCCGCATCTCCCTCGCCCTCGCGCTGCTTGCGGGCGCGAAGCCCGACCCGGAGCGCGCGGAGGAGGTCATGCAGGAGAGCCTGCGCCTGTTCCGCTCCAGCGGCAGCGTGTGGGGCGAGTCGATGGCGCTCGTCCTCCTCGGCCGCGTCTCGCTGCGGAAGCAGGACATCCAGGAGGCGAGGGACCGGTTCGCGAGGAGCCTCGCCCTCACCCGCTCCGCCGGGGATGCGGTCGGAGAGCGGATCGCCACCTACCACCTGGGCTGGGCGCAGCTGATGCTCGGCGAGACGGACGACGCCCGGGCCGACTTCGCCCGCAGCGTCACGGTCTCCGCCGCGCTCGGCCACGTCGAGGGTCTGGCGTACGGCCTGGAGGGCATGGTCGCCATCGCCGCCATCGCGGGAGACGTGGACCGGGCAGGGCGGCTGGCCGGCGCTGCCAGGGCGCTGCGCGAGCGCAGCGGTCTGCACAACGGACCGACGTTCACCTTCCACCAGAAATACCTCGACCGGCTCACCGTCGCCGGCGACGGCGCTGCCCTGGATGCGGCCATCGCCGCCGGCCGCGAACTCTCGGTCGAGCAGGCGGTCGCCGAGGCCCTCGCGGAGGTCGGCGCCTGA
- a CDS encoding RimK/LysX family protein, whose amino-acid sequence MVGVKDDLHSSTIVGWREWVSLPDVGVPWIKAKLDTGARSSALHAFDIEDDGDTVRFRVRPWQRSEDDVVTVECPVHDRRTVRSSSGHAEERIVVLVDVYLFGRTITAETTLSNRDQMGFRMLIGREALRQGFVVDPGKSFLAGRAPRVVRRRNRGRE is encoded by the coding sequence ATGGTGGGTGTGAAAGACGACCTCCATTCAAGCACCATCGTGGGCTGGCGCGAATGGGTGAGCCTGCCCGATGTCGGCGTGCCCTGGATCAAAGCCAAGCTCGACACCGGCGCGCGCAGCTCGGCGCTGCACGCCTTCGACATCGAGGACGACGGCGACACGGTCCGCTTCCGGGTGCGGCCGTGGCAGAGGTCGGAGGACGACGTGGTCACGGTGGAGTGCCCCGTGCACGACCGCCGCACCGTCCGCAGCTCGTCCGGGCACGCGGAGGAGCGCATCGTCGTGCTGGTGGACGTGTACCTGTTCGGGCGCACCATCACGGCGGAGACCACGCTCAGCAACCGCGACCAGATGGGCTTCCGGATGTTGATCGGCCGGGAGGCGCTGCGTCAGGGCTTCGTCGTCGACCCCGGCAAGTCGTTCCTGGCCGGGCGTGCGCCGCGGGTGGTGCGGCGGCGCAACCGCGGGCGGGAGTAG
- a CDS encoding MarR family winged helix-turn-helix transcriptional regulator has protein sequence MSNAERVVAPSGAATRENDEAIASVEEQFTVLFNKVSAGMRDRAAGVHPDLQPVGFKLLSTLARTGPVHAGALAGMLSTDKSVVSRQVRILEDLGLVERRSDPEDRRASYLVATTEAIEKVNEVRASDQRVFYSNLRKWDRGDVEQLASLLARVNGTGR, from the coding sequence ATGAGCAACGCGGAACGGGTGGTGGCGCCGAGCGGCGCCGCCACCCGCGAGAACGACGAGGCCATCGCCTCCGTCGAGGAGCAGTTCACCGTCCTCTTCAACAAGGTGAGCGCCGGGATGCGCGACCGGGCGGCCGGCGTGCATCCCGACCTGCAGCCGGTCGGCTTCAAACTCCTCAGCACCCTTGCCAGGACGGGACCGGTCCACGCCGGCGCCCTCGCCGGGATGCTGTCCACCGACAAGAGCGTCGTCAGCCGCCAGGTGCGCATCCTGGAAGACCTCGGACTGGTCGAGAGACGCAGCGACCCGGAGGACAGGCGGGCCAGCTATCTGGTCGCCACCACGGAGGCGATCGAGAAGGTCAACGAAGTGCGCGCGAGCGACCAGCGGGTGTTCTACAGCAACCTGCGGAAATGGGATCGCGGAGACGTGGAGCAGCTCGCATCCCTGCTGGCCCGGGTGAACGGGACGGGGCGGTAG
- a CDS encoding OmpA family protein gives MTSRPLAKAFVAIAAAIALGATMTACASATASGAACDQSQKRNMGVVAGSTANAPVTNLPASAVDQLKAVGASNGSVTVVVPSGTPQVMGTTVIGSTAQDAVVCQNDQRTKLTQITSYINGLASASPEVDFLASIDQAARNLGSHPMGVLVIGSGLQTTDPLNFSTSGVLYADPAQVVSDLTSRGLLPTDLKGVTVYWSGMGDVAGAQTPLTIPARSNLTAIWTAIVKAAGGTLSLLPEPASGAARSGLPAVSAVPVEAVQTKTDWTKPIVIRNSDLLFTKDTATFSDQAKAQSVLGELVPSIEQNGQPITVTGTASKDQATDNTADTALSLKRADAVKAALVKLGVSPSMLTTAGVGYDWCGWKSETDAAGKYSDALAEQNRSVILTSAGVSLCS, from the coding sequence TTGACCTCCCGACCTCTCGCCAAGGCCTTCGTCGCCATCGCGGCCGCCATCGCCCTGGGCGCCACCATGACCGCCTGCGCATCGGCCACCGCATCCGGCGCGGCCTGCGACCAGTCGCAGAAGCGCAACATGGGCGTCGTCGCCGGGAGCACCGCGAACGCCCCCGTCACGAACCTCCCCGCCTCCGCCGTCGACCAGTTGAAGGCGGTCGGCGCCAGCAACGGCAGCGTGACGGTGGTCGTCCCCTCCGGCACCCCGCAGGTGATGGGCACGACGGTGATCGGCTCGACGGCTCAGGATGCCGTCGTCTGCCAGAACGACCAGCGCACCAAGCTCACCCAGATCACCTCGTACATCAACGGCCTCGCCTCCGCATCCCCCGAGGTCGACTTCCTCGCCTCCATCGACCAGGCCGCCCGCAACCTCGGCTCCCACCCGATGGGCGTCCTCGTGATCGGCAGCGGCCTGCAGACCACCGACCCGCTGAACTTCTCCACGAGCGGCGTCCTCTACGCAGACCCGGCCCAGGTCGTCAGCGACCTGACCTCCCGCGGCCTGCTCCCCACCGACCTCAAGGGCGTCACCGTCTACTGGTCCGGGATGGGCGACGTGGCGGGAGCACAGACCCCACTGACCATCCCGGCCAGGAGCAACCTCACCGCCATCTGGACCGCGATCGTGAAGGCGGCGGGGGGCACCCTGTCCCTGCTGCCGGAGCCGGCATCCGGCGCCGCCCGTTCCGGGCTCCCCGCCGTCTCGGCCGTGCCCGTCGAGGCCGTCCAGACCAAGACGGACTGGACGAAGCCCATCGTCATCCGCAACAGCGACCTCCTCTTCACGAAGGACACGGCCACGTTCTCCGACCAGGCGAAAGCCCAGTCCGTCCTCGGCGAGCTGGTGCCGTCGATCGAGCAGAACGGTCAGCCGATCACCGTCACGGGCACAGCATCCAAGGACCAGGCGACCGACAACACCGCGGACACGGCCCTGTCACTGAAGCGCGCCGACGCCGTCAAAGCCGCCCTGGTGAAACTCGGCGTCTCCCCCAGCATGCTCACCACGGCCGGAGTCGGCTACGACTGGTGCGGCTGGAAGAGCGAGACGGACGCGGCGGGAAAGTACTCGGACGCCCTCGCAGAGCAGAACCGCTCCGTCATCCTCACGTCCGCCGGCGTCTCCCTCTGCAGCTGA
- a CDS encoding DUF402 domain-containing protein, whose protein sequence is MPQTTATTATSLLRWVSDDRISSVYQHYVVEDSERCIALWQPAGTVGRVAVGRRGGPRGRNMLPGGWGGGYEEHVWTGDGVLRVHVPGQPWSMWRWLTPDGWTEHAYVNLESPWGRTPLGFDTADWILDVIAEPDGSHSLKDEDELAWAEQTGKFDAARIAAVEDARRRAVAAVEAQAFPLSVDWDTWAPLPGEPLPLASGWERVGA, encoded by the coding sequence ATGCCGCAGACCACCGCGACCACAGCGACCTCACTCCTCCGTTGGGTCTCCGACGACCGCATCAGCAGCGTCTACCAGCACTACGTGGTGGAAGACTCCGAGCGGTGCATCGCCCTCTGGCAGCCGGCGGGAACCGTCGGCAGAGTGGCCGTCGGGCGACGCGGAGGGCCGCGCGGGCGCAACATGCTGCCCGGTGGCTGGGGCGGCGGCTACGAGGAGCACGTCTGGACGGGCGACGGCGTGCTGCGCGTGCACGTTCCAGGGCAGCCGTGGTCGATGTGGCGCTGGCTCACCCCGGACGGGTGGACGGAGCACGCGTACGTGAACCTGGAGTCGCCGTGGGGGCGCACGCCGCTCGGGTTCGACACCGCCGACTGGATCCTGGATGTGATCGCAGAGCCGGACGGCAGCCACAGCCTCAAGGACGAGGACGAACTCGCCTGGGCGGAGCAGACGGGGAAGTTCGACGCCGCCAGGATCGCCGCGGTCGAAGACGCACGACGGCGGGCGGTGGCGGCGGTCGAAGCGCAGGCGTTCCCGCTGTCGGTGGACTGGGACACCTGGGCCCCGCTGCCCGGAGAACCGCTGCCGCTCGCGTCCGGCTGGGAGAGAGTGGGAGCCTAG
- a CDS encoding TetR/AcrR family transcriptional regulator → MQTPAPAAEPGLRERKKAQTRASLERAAVTLTLDRDTDDVTIDEICAAVPVSHRTFFNYFDCKEDALLGFRHSWGDAALVAEHLERVYAGSIVECVVTTLIRGLPTATDPDLHAARMLIASRNPGLIQSRMRRLDDLRSGLVGSIADLMLREGLVDADGPVSAEAQAELVVVTCIGSIRIALREWADAGAVGSPDEVAARSVAIARTLSALS, encoded by the coding sequence ATGCAAACTCCAGCACCGGCCGCCGAGCCCGGCCTCCGCGAGCGCAAGAAGGCGCAGACACGCGCCAGCCTCGAGCGCGCCGCCGTGACGCTCACCCTCGACCGCGACACCGACGACGTCACCATCGACGAGATCTGCGCGGCCGTCCCCGTCTCGCACCGCACGTTCTTCAACTACTTCGACTGCAAGGAGGACGCGCTCCTCGGCTTCCGCCACTCCTGGGGCGACGCCGCCCTCGTCGCGGAACACCTCGAACGCGTCTACGCGGGCAGCATCGTCGAGTGCGTCGTCACCACGCTGATCCGGGGCCTCCCCACAGCCACCGACCCCGACCTGCACGCGGCCAGGATGCTCATCGCCTCCCGCAACCCCGGTCTCATCCAGAGCAGGATGCGCCGCCTCGACGACCTGCGCTCCGGCCTGGTCGGCTCCATCGCCGACCTGATGCTGCGCGAGGGTCTGGTGGATGCGGACGGTCCCGTCTCCGCCGAGGCCCAGGCCGAGCTCGTCGTCGTCACCTGCATCGGCAGCATCCGCATCGCCCTCCGCGAGTGGGCGGACGCCGGCGCCGTCGGCAGCCCGGACGAGGTCGCCGCGCGCAGCGTCGCGATCGCGCGCACGCTCAGCGCGCTCTCCTGA
- a CDS encoding class I SAM-dependent methyltransferase has product MDGDGGDTWERGDAYERYVGRWSRLLAVPFLDGLSAGPGLDWLDVGCGTGALTGAILDRCDPASVVGVEPSDGFLRSAAENLGGRARLLRGSADALPLPGASIDVAVSGLVLNFVPEVQAALAEAVRVVRPGGMVAATVWDYGGRMEFLRCFWDAAVELDPAAAELDEAARFPLCRPEALGEELAAAGLTGVTVRAIDIQTVFGDFDDYWTPFLGGQGPAPGYVAGLDAAARDRLRDHLVGHLPIQEDGTIPMVARAWAASGNPG; this is encoded by the coding sequence GTGGACGGGGACGGCGGAGACACCTGGGAGCGCGGCGACGCGTACGAGCGGTACGTGGGGCGGTGGAGCAGGCTGCTGGCTGTGCCGTTCCTCGACGGACTGAGTGCTGGCCCCGGACTCGACTGGCTGGATGTGGGGTGCGGCACCGGAGCGCTGACCGGCGCGATCCTCGACAGGTGCGACCCGGCGTCGGTCGTCGGGGTCGAACCGTCGGACGGCTTCCTGCGCTCGGCCGCCGAGAACCTGGGCGGGAGGGCCAGGCTGCTGCGGGGGTCGGCAGACGCGCTTCCTCTGCCCGGCGCATCCATCGACGTCGCCGTGTCCGGGCTGGTGCTGAACTTCGTGCCGGAGGTGCAGGCGGCGCTCGCCGAGGCGGTCCGGGTGGTGCGGCCGGGCGGGATGGTCGCGGCGACGGTGTGGGACTACGGCGGCCGGATGGAGTTCCTGCGCTGCTTCTGGGATGCGGCGGTCGAGCTCGATCCGGCGGCGGCCGAGCTGGACGAGGCCGCCCGGTTCCCCCTGTGCCGGCCGGAGGCGCTGGGGGAGGAGTTAGCCGCCGCCGGCCTGACCGGCGTGACCGTACGAGCGATCGACATCCAGACCGTGTTCGGCGACTTCGACGACTACTGGACGCCGTTCCTCGGCGGGCAGGGGCCGGCACCGGGCTACGTCGCGGGGCTGGATGCCGCAGCACGGGACCGGCTCCGCGATCACCTGGTCGGGCACCTGCCGATCCAGGAGGACGGGACCATCCCGATGGTCGCGCGCGCCTGGGCGGCCAGCGGAAACCCGGGCTAG